aaagcaccctctgtgctgtcaggcatctcatgatcagaatcatccaggacagcaacaccaagacgctttcttgctcgctggtaaactgactcccgagcttgtgagccgcctcctatatgtgtgaaattaaccatatgcttgtcatgatacattttggtaatcacttttcagtccctaaaatgacaaaatgtagcagctatattgcatcaggattaaattattaaacattttgtacaagtaatatattattggattacagtagtattacgtttaacgctgtctacctatccttaccccaatcattccagtggaatctagacggcactgatccctgtttaatacggatccgtccactggccgatgtgtatctatcctcagggggaaagtgctgactgcaaacaaaggtgctcccacgaagaatcttaaaacttggtccctcatctctcctgatcgccctcacccaacgggcacgtatttctccatcaacagggaaatcgtgaaaactcagatacgggaatttctgtttgttgtttgaacaaaatggtacactgcaatagcatcttctcgaagattgtgccatgcttcggtgttggatgggatactgttgcgatacagacaccgagagaaaagaaacagctaaattaacattcagctttgaccaggaatcaatatttatctagctatcatgcacaacagtatttgaataggtgagttactatacattaatgaataaactaactgcctaacaaagggttagatagctagctaagtaaacttgttacattacagccaggcagcaatgtaacgctaccttttaacgttatcggtatctggtactaagttgttgttagctaacgttagcccacttttaagtaactaaggcagtgaacaattatgaattaacaataacgttagcaagttacaaaccattgcatatacgtaaacattattactcttaactttactaatttaacttaaacgtaccttttggaatttcttcaagtagctagcttgctagttagtggtcaacagttgtattttcgttgagaagtctcaggttacgggcgaacggaagtgaagttaacctgctacgcggaaaggcggaagttagatgacgtcatcgtgaaaagggcctattataTACTAGACATTAGGAATATTTTTGGAACTAAAAAGAACGTTATTAACTGGTTCTCAAGATTTGAAATAAACGGTTATGTTCCGGAACACTAAAGATCACTTTCGTTCCTGGTTCTGTTTCCGTTCCTCTGAACATTTTGTTATTTTTCGGTTTTCGTTTCTGTTACCTGATGCTCCTTAAGGTCTCAAAATGGCCACTAGAACATATCAATGGTTAAACAATAAGCACACAATACAGTGGATGTTTAAGAGAATATATTGACAATTTTATTCCAAAACAGACACACTGTTGTAATTGTGTGGTGTGTAACTTCAGACATACTTTATGCTGAGTAAAATAATGATTGCAGCCAGTCACTTCTTCGAGCAGTGTAATCTCGGTTGACCCAGAACTAAAATATTGCGTAAATTGGTCAGCTGCGTGATTAAGTTCTTGGTTATTTTATACCTCAGTGGTCCATACATGTTAAAAATTGGTCTCCACCCTCGCTAAAGGAAACTCTCACATtttcactttgaaatttcagactttattttcccttacaaaaaatgtatcaacccctacaaaaatgtccattaattataatccacataataattcacatttcctgttgctgcaggattattttcctactgTAGTAAACTGGCtccaattaagatcctacatctggacacacacacccactcatcaCCATGCACACACCACATAGCTGCCATAGTGATTATAGTGATTACTATTACTGTTCGCTGCTGCTATAttgattattataattattattaccattgctatttatcctgctactagtcacttttacccctgtTTACAAGTACATACCTACCTCaatcactccagtacccctgcacattgtatTAATGCTACTGGCACCTGTATATAACTGCATTCTCGTCTttctcttttttttgtttttcttctcatatacagtgccatcagaaagtattcataccccttgacttttttcttctttttttacacacaataccccataatgacagtgaaaacatgtttttagaaatgtttgtacatttattgaaaatgaaatacataaatatattatttatataagtattcacaacccctGAGCCAATACTTCgtagaagtacctttggcagcgattacaactgtgagtctttctgggtaagtctctaagagctttcaacaaacggattgtgcaacatttgcccattattatttcaaaattcttcaagccacgtcaaattggttgttgatcattgctagataaccattttcaggtcttgccatagattttcaagtagatttaagtcaaaactgtaactcggccactcaggaacattcactgtcttcttggtaagcaactccagtgtagatttggccttgtgttttaggttattgtcctgctgaaagatgaattaatctcccagtgtttggtggaaagcagactgaatcagatTTTCCTCAACGATTttccctgtgcttagctccattccgtttatttcttatcctgaaaaactcctcaaTCCTTAACGATTAAAAGCATacgcataacatgatgcagccatcactatgcttgaaaatatggagaggggtactcagtaatgtgttgtattggattttcgccaaacataacactgtattctggacaaaaactgaattgctttgccacattttttccaGTATTACTTTAATGCTTTTGTTGCAAACAggctgcatgttttggaatattgttattctctacaggcttccttcaattcactctgtcaattaggttaatattgtggattaactacaatgttgttgaaccattgaactctgtaactgttttaaagtcaccattggcctaatggtgaaatccctgtttccttcctcttgggcaactgagtaaggaaggatgcctgtatctttgtagtgactgggtgtattgatacaccatccaaagtgtaattaataacttcacatgctcaaagggatattcaatgtctgcttttttttttaaacccatctaccaataggtgccattctttgtgaggcattggaaaacctccctggtctttgtggttgaatctgtgtttgaaattcactgctcgactgtgtGGGGTGCAGAgacgaggtagtcattaaaaaataatgttaaacactattattgcacacagagtgagtccatgcaatttattatgtgacttgttaagcaaattattactcctgaacttatttaggcttgccataacaaaggggttgaatacttattgacacaagcttttcatttttaattaatttgtacacatttctaaaaacataattccactttgacattatggggtattgtgtgtaggccagtgacaaacaatctcaatgtaatccattttaaattcaggctgtaacacaacaaaattttgaaaaagttaaggggtgtgaatactttctgaaggcactgtatattaactttattttgcattgttgggaaagagcttgcaagttaatatttcactgtactgttttacagcTGCTGTATCTTGTACATGTGACAATGAAACTTTTGAAACCTTTCAAACATGGCAGTTGTACTATGGGCACTTTCACATAGGCCTATCCCTTTATGATCCCGATCCTGGAGTGTTGTCTACCTGGATCTATCCTTTAAAATGCTACATAACAATGGCTGTTGTTTATAGGATTATATAACTTACTGGGATGTTTAATAGTGTTCAGAGCATTTACAATGGCGTCATATTTCTTGTTGGAGCTTCCTGATTCCTGAAAATATACGATAAGTATCATCAATTATATGTCCTAACAACCCAAATAAAATTCGCACAGTTGTACATCTCACGGATAATCTCATAATAATCAGTTAACAGAATTAAGATGAAAAATACCTCATAAAAGAATCCAAGAACTCCAACCCCTGCAGGGTCTTTCAGAGCTTCCGCCAAAGAGTTGTATTCCTCTTTTATATTAACAATATGCAGCTGAGGACAAATAAATGAAATGTGAATACTCatggtgtatgtaaatgtgattgctGTATAATTACTGTACACATACTGTACCCAAATGACTGTAAAAAACAATGCGATAAACACAAATCAAGAGTATGAAAATGTACTGTGAATGTTTCCTTTCTTTTGGTCATCAAACCTCCATGGGATATTGTTCTCCATCGATGGTGTGTTCTGATCCAGGGCCTCCATCCTTGCCCCAGTGCAGGTGGAGTTGTACTGCCTTATATGGCACCGCCAGATCTCCACCCTGAACCTTCGCTGTGGAAGGCAGGTCCACTTGAACTGCAGAAAGATGAACGCTTTAGTCCATGTAAGAGCAGATATGTGGAGTCCTTGGACCTTACATGTACCGTACTATTGTATTGTTCAGTCTATGTTATGAAGCTTTGAGCTTAGATCAGATCTGTGAAATATCAAGGCATTGAAAGGGTGAATAGGCCTTGCTATTCGTGTTCAATACAACTACAATACACCATGCTGATATACTGTATCATTAGCAGGGGGACAttgtactgtaaatgtaatgcagCGTCTATATAGAAACTTACCAGTGTGACCATTGTTTGTGATGATACTGTGGAAGGCCTCTTGGTACCCAGTGAATGTAAATGGTGTAAGGCGTCCATCTGGTAGAGTTCTTCTCATCATAATATTAATTGGAGACTGGGCTCTTCTGCCACATGCTCCAGCAACCGTTGCCCAACCATCAGGTCCTTCACAGCGAACAATGAGACAGAACATTATTTATGTTTAAAGAACTTTGATTCCAATGggtattttagcaaatgtatgtGTAACAAGTGTTGAATTTCATGTTTTATAATTACACAAAATCTGAATAGTTCCCATGCCTGGTATTAGTGTACATTCCTTTTGTTGTTGTAAGTGCCCTTTTTAATGTCGCatacttccttctccttctgtattccctgcctccccccctcccccctttaccTCTTCCCTTTCTACTGTATGTGGAAGAGGTTCATGTAAAATTGTCCCAtgaaaatcctcatcaatccaatATGTTAAAACACAGATATTGAGTTTATATAGTCACTGACATTGTAATAATATGACCTTCTACCAGTATATTGTGATTTCATGCATTTATGAACTTTTCATCTGTTGATTTGTGAATGCTGTACATGCTAGCTAGTTATTGTACTTTTCTCTGTACATGTCGTCATTGGGCTAGCATGGCTATTCATGTCCCCTGTTGTTCATTTATACTTTACAGAGGAGTTGGTGCATAAGGGCAGCACAACATTTCATTTATGGATGTTGTTTGTTTCTTTATCAGAAAATAAATCATCATTAGATCAACCCTGATCCTCTGGACACCTGTCCGCCAATCAAAATACAACATAGAGGCAATCTACATGGTCACATACAGTGTATACGggaggtattcagaccccttgactttttccacattttgttacgttacagccgtattctaaaattgattaaattgtttgtttttttcatcaatctacacacaataccccataatgacaaaacaaaatcaggtttttagaaatgttttcaattgcattaaaaataaaaaactgaaatatcacatttacataagtattcagaccctttactcagtactttgttgaagtacctttgtgcgcgattacagcctcaagtctttttgggtgtgacgctacaagcttgacacacctgtatttggggagtttctcccattcttctctgcagatcctctcaagctctgtcagattgtaCGGTGAGCGtcgctgcagagctattttcaggtctctccagagatgtttgatcgggtccaagtccgggctctggctgggccactcaaggacattcagagacttgtccagaagccactcctacgttgtcttggctgtgtgcttagggtcgttgtcctgctggaaggtgaaccttcgccccagtctgaggtcctgagcgctctggagcagtttttcttcaaggatctctctgcactttgctcccttaatctttccctcgagcctgactagtctcccagtcccagccgctgaaaaacatccccacaacttgattctgccaccaccatgcttcactgtagggatggtgccagattacctccagacgtgacgcttggcattcaggcataagagttcaatcttggagcATCtggttgatgaggattttttatttatttaataaattttagaataaggctgtaacgtaacaaaatgtggaaaagggaagagactgaatacttcccgaatgcactgtatgtactgtatatggttTACCTGTGCAGTTGCCACCACATGTAACCTGGGACTGGTAGCACCAATCTAGAGAAGAGATTTAAGGACATCATGAATCATCCAATGGTATGTTAGTGCTTAAGATACAGCATAAACAAGTTCTGTCTGAGTATTTCACTTCCTACATTCAAAATAAATGATATAAGATGTGTTGCAAAGTTCACTGTTAAGGTCAACCTTTGTCAATTAGATACAGACAGCTATAAAGGAACATCCAATATTATTGGCTTTTGACCTATACCATTAGAAAGATTTAATTGCCACAGTTGATAGAAATGTATATTCAGAACATTTCATTCTCTGAGAAAGTGGTAGTTGAATTTCAAAATAATTTGTCTAATTCAATAGTTTCATCGCCACATAGTGAGGTAAGCTTTGACAAAATGTCACAATTTCCCTCTCATTCCAGTGCATTTCATGAGAAAACATTGCATACTCCTTACAATAAGCAGGCTGTTGGGCTGATCAAGTCTTTATAATTGACCATTTATATTTCATACACACTGAGCATTTTGCCTTCTGATTGATCTGCTACTGTGAGTCACATTAGTTCTTTGTTGTATTACATTTCAGCCAAAATTACTATTTTATTAATGCGTACCAAGTGTTTACTGTAGTTTGTAATATATTTAGCTTTATAACTTAGCTAACtacattttcagagtagcttccccaacattGTATACCCAATGCAAGTACACATAGATCAAGTTTCAACCCATTTTAGTTACTAGgcttgaataaataaataaacaaactcACTTGCCCCTTGAATCTTCACAATGATGGCGAAGAAAAATGAAATAAGTAAATACATTGTGATTTGTGTTTGGTTGGGTCAAACGGATGAAGTTATTTTCTAATGATGCCAATAAGCAGAGCAACTTGTTCATAAATGTTGGGTGGCAAGTTCCTCTAGAAAAGGAAACCCCACCCACTAGGTTGTATCCATACCTGTTGATAAGATTTATTTACAGAGGGCTGTTCCCTTATCAGTTGGTATCTATAAATTGTTAGACATTCGTTAATAAATGTCATATACCCCAAACAAGAGCGATTTATAGACACATATGAGTCAAAATGATTGAATACATTAGCGAGACACTCCTTGTAGGCTATTTCCTCAAAACTATTCTGATTAGATAGTTGGCAtataattttatgttttgagatGTGGTGTACTCTCACACATAGAGTAAACAGTAGCACATTTgtttccttggaagttgtgggaacgtacgtttttggtttcccatttaATGGAAGTGAACactttgcctgttctgggaacgtttatTTTTGGTTGCAGGGAGAttctgagaatgttttactctgggtggttttattaacgctctgagaagggaaattataggttatttagAGATTTTtcaataacttccttaaaacttttcactgaatgtttcaataagacttttttaaggaaacaagcactcattaagattaGGTGTagccaattagtgggcgcggccaacaaacctgaacacacttaacaagatagaggatagagagagttttgttgatgctgagaacggaatgtatatctTTTTTGGTCAAgttaattaataaacattataaaacattttgccacagaaaatccggtgtttctatgtgaaacggttttgttatatttcagtcttctataactcaaaattgaataaatTTCaattctatatctgacatggtacaggtgtcttcttgtttttaagcccataaccattaGTGTGacgtgtatacttttgtttcaaagaagatttgtttaagactaccaagaaacactctgtgtgaccctgatttagcccactgcagtaaaaggttaaatgtactgtgaatgttccaaagccaagcaactatcctgcaccattcccagaatgttGTGGGAAGATTGTATGCAAAATagccataggacaaccacgctctcaccaagctctaagaaacacatggttctcagaacattatgtgctagctgggtactgACCTTTGAGGCAGAAATAGAGTCACCCTGAGAGATGTCAACAGGGAGCCccaagcgagatttggttggggggctCACACCTCACgccaaaacattttagtggcccccctcttgaccAGTGGAGAGATTTGTTTTTGTTAATTTTCTGTAATACTACACATTTTGCGATGGgccgtagagaaaatgttgcagttttaaagcaagttttctgcaattctacacatttttccatgagGCGGAGAGAAAACGTTGCAATTTAATAAACATTTCATggggccctaagcgaccgctTACAGTAtgttgcacacacacaatccttgtctcaatagtctcaaggcttaaaatctttatttaacctgtctgtaaacaatagAAATGTACAAATACATTCTCAGTTGGTTGCATAAATAATGATGATTACTAAATGTTACATGAAATGTAAATATGAAAATCAAAACCGAATGGAAACAcctttgttaatatgtattggtAATAATTAACTTAATAGTGAGGCATGGAATAATATTTTTTGCTTTTGTCTTgctggatgtttgaaatatgattaggtgatttgagtcatgcttcttgtgacactctggctccatggactttgattattgagccagggttgttcattttcttttgggtgtatttctatgttggtttctaggtgttcatttctatgttgtggtggttattattcatgtgactcccaatcggaggtaacgagtgacagctgtcggctcgttatctctgattgggagccatatttaaactgttgtggtttcactgtgtgtttgtgggtttttgttccatgtttctgtcagtgttacagaggacttcactatcgtcatttgttgtttttcgtggttgctttattaaataaagtcatcatgttcactccacgcgctgcgtattggtccgcttcttcagacgatcgtgacagaaaaacccaccatagaaggaccaagcagcgtgtccaggagcaagacagctggacatgggaggaagcgcctggtaaggagctcgagaggctggcgatggcccaggtgggcaaatcgtggtcctgggaggacatgctcgggggcaagggaccttgggggaagatcaaggccctggcgagagaggagcaacggcgtcagcagggccatcatcgttggaaggaggagaggcaacccccaaaaagttttttggggggcacatggcttgagcggctgggcagcaggaggctgccacagggagacgtggagagaaggctatcggattacgggagccattggcgagtagaggaagggaagttgttgcggcacggcgtgagagactgatgtgtgttaccagtccggtccggcccgttcctgatccccagttaaagccagtggtgtgtgttcccagtacggaccggcctgttcctactccacgcatcaagcccacggtgtgcgtcgccagcccagcccggcctgttcctgctccacgcacagaacctacggtgtgcgtcgccagcccagcccggcctgttcctgctccacgcaccaaggatacggtgtgcgtcgacagccctgcccggcctgttcctgctccacgcaccaggcccgcggtgtgcgtcgccagcccagcccggtctgttcctgctccacgcacagaacctacggtgtgcgtcgccagcccagtccggcctgttcctgctccacgcacagaacctacggtgtgcgtcgccagcccagcccggcctgttcctgctccacgcacagaccctacggtgtgcgtcgccagcccagcccggcctgttcctgctccacgcaccaaggatacggtgtgcgtcgacagccctgcccggcctgttcctgctccacgcaccaaggatacggtgtgcgtcgacagccctgcccggcctgttcctgctccacgcaccaagcccacggtgtgcgtcgccagcccagcccggcctgttcctgctccacgcacagaacctacggtgtgcgtcgccagccccctgcccggcctgttcctgctccacgcaccaaggatacggtgtgcgtcgacagccctgcccggcctgttcctgctccacgcacagaacctacggtgtgcgtcgccagcccagcccggcctgttcctgctccacgcacagaggatacggtgtgcgtcgacagccctgcccggcctgttcctgctccacgcaccaaggatacggtgtgcgtcgacagcccggcccggcctgttccggccactcgcaccagggatacggtgcgcgtcgccagcccgacccggcctgttccggccactcacaccagggatacggtgcgcgtcgccagcccggtccggcctgttcctgccacccgcaccaagtctacgg
The DNA window shown above is from Coregonus clupeaformis isolate EN_2021a chromosome 6, ASM2061545v1, whole genome shotgun sequence and carries:
- the ca4b gene encoding carbonic anhydrase 4b; its protein translation is MYLLISFFFAIIVKIQGANWCYQSQVTCGGNCTGPDGWATVAGACGRRAQSPINIMMRRTLPDGRLTPFTFTGYQEAFHSIITNNGHTVQVDLPSTAKVQGGDLAVPYKAVQLHLHWGKDGGPGSEHTIDGEQYPMELHIVNIKEEYNSLAEALKDPAGVGVLGFFYEESGSSNKKYDAIVNALNTIKHPSSNTTLSDVSLDMLIPSRGNMTSYFRYQGSLTTPACAEAVVWTMFENTIPLSRQQLAAFSQLQFDDGKPMVGTHRPVQLLNGRQVYRSGSQVVLVSTLLLITSVISAIGLPLPN